AGGAGGTGACAGGAGAGCTCTTCTCTCCCAGACTGGGAGAATTTTCCCAAGCCTTACGAGCCGATTCCATCTGTAAAAAGAGGCAGAAATTTAGCAAATACTTGTGAACGCATAGGTTGGTCTTTGTAAACACACTGAATCCATGTTGTGCTGCACATCAGAAACAAGCATTTGGAAAAGGCTGCAcatatataagttttttttttgtttttttttagggttgCTAAACTGTACCACCTGACCCCAAAGACTTATTATGCAGAAAAACAAGTGGACATAAGGTAGAGTGCGCTTAGGTAGGTCACCTTCAGAGTGAGGTCCACTGTAGCGGGAGAGACAGTGCTTAGGCTGGTACTCTGCTGCAGGGCTTCTCTACGGGGCAGAGGCAGCGAGTGAGGCAGGGCCACCTGAACGACACACGAAAGAATAGAGCAGAGATGTCAAAATGTGTGAAGATTacttgattagaatagcaagAGACATGAAGGAGGACTGGCAAAAGCAAGCAAGAGAAACAGGGAGAAACTCTGAGAACAGGAGAaagacagaggagagagaaagagatgctaACACTTACATTAGCAACCAGGCTCTCTTCCATCTTGCTTCCTCCGGTGGGGACAGTGTCCGCCAGTGATGAGGATGGGGTAGTGTAGTCAGTTACAGATTCCTGCAATACAGCATACATTACTCCGATTATACATAATAGTCCCAAGATCTCCATATGCTACTAATCTAAAAGAACTCCACACTGGTATAGTGAGTTTACTACAATTACCAGTTAGTATGGTTCTACAAGTTCCATACCTTGGAGCTGCTTGAGTATTCTGCTGAGGGGACCGTGATCATGCCCTCAATATCGCCTCCAAGTTCAGGAACTTTGTCTTTAACAGGTGAGCTAGATTCTCTATCCCGGCTGCTTCCAGGACCACCCTTCTCCAAAACCTCTCCATCTGACTGGCGGCCATCTTTGGCTTTCCGGTTCTTCAGCGAACGCTCCTTACCAATTGGGCCTGGCTTGTACTCCTTTTGCTCAGGAGCAGCAATGTCAGGCAGCTGGTAAAGAAAGACTAAATGTTACATAACTGATAATTATGGCAACTACAAGGTTTAAGCTTCAGATGTAGCTTGGAGAAGGTTTAAGGCATGAATTAGAGGTTCAGTTATACAACAATGTGAGGCGACAACAGAACAATACCAGATGCCGCAAATGTATTAGTGTATTAAAGTGCGTTTTAGTAAAACACCTGGTTGACTTGTGTTTATTTAGATCTCCTAATGAGAACGCACTAgaagaattaaataaaagtaccttTTGTGGTTTAATTGGCCCAGCTCGAGGTTGTTTCTGTCTCTGTTCTTTTGGTTCCGGTAATTTATTATCAGCCACTTTTTCTAGCAGGGGTGGAACTCCATCACTGTCTGTGCTACCCGCTGAAGAGGGCGCGCCAAACTGGATGCTCTCCATGCCAAGATCTACACCAGTCTCATTCCCAGACTTCACACCCTAAACACATAGACAGAGGTTCTTAAATATAGAATTAAAACTGTCTGAGTGGCACATCTCTTTAGATTAGTACATTTTGTGGAATCCTAGAACTGTAACGAAACAATGGAAATGTTTTTTGTAGGGATCTAACCAGCAAAATGCAAATCACACGTAGCCTACAGATCAAGCAAATACAATATAGACACAGCTCCGCACTCACTTCAGAAGTCACAGTCCCAGTGAAAGACGTCAGAGGTTTATTCCAAGCACTGACTGAGGGTGGCTGAGGAGGGCTGATGGGTCCAACTGCAATTAAAATCAGATCAATTCAGTCATTAAAATTAATCGTGATGTAAGATTGATGGTATTTTATTCAATTAAGACATAttgaaaataaatacagattcATATAATCTGAAAGCTTACGTTTCTTGACATCTGGGAGCACTGTGGAGCCAGCCACCTTCTCCCACAGCTCTGTACCCAGAGTGCTGTGAGTCTGGGTCTTGGTAGTGAAGTCGACATTGGCAGGGGGCAAAGGTGCCACAGCACCCTCTAGAGGCTGAGAGGTGCTTGTGCTCTGGGCCTGAGCAGGAAGGTTGTGCTGGGATACAGAGACAGCTGGCTGTGGATGAGACTGAGGCTGCTGTGGTGGTTGAGGGGGAGCAGCCTGAGTTTGATGGACTGAATTTGGAGCCTGTTGCTGGGTGCTTGCTGTCGCTTGCTGCtgatgttgctgctgctgctgctgttgttgttgttgctgctgctgcttttttgcAAACCGAGGAGGCAATTTAGAGCCACCACCACTTCTGCCCTTTTCCCCAGAATTCTTTTTACTCCAGTTCTACAAAACAAACACGAAAGATTGTAGACTTGCAGGTGACTCGAAGAAGACACACTTATATGTTTACCTAAATATTACAGAATATCATGTCTAACTGCAGTCCAACTACACACAACTCCTGACCTGTACAGTCTGTTCTTCTTTCTTCCTTCTCTCCTCATCCTGCAGCCGTTTCTGCTGCTTCCGAGAGACAACCTCTGTGAAGCCATCATCGTTTGTGTTTGACTGCGAGTCCTCCAGCGTTGTGACCTCTGGATGGTCATCGATGATTACCACAcctaaaacaaatattaaataaatcaatGAGTTTCAAAATCCTTTCACAGCTTATATCTTTACAGTTCAAAAACACCAGAGAAGTTAAATACAGAGCTAGCACCTTACTCGGGATTCAACACTCACTAGCATAGTTGTTAAGGTCAAACTGAGAGAGAGCGTTCTCCTTCTCCTTAGGTTTCTTCACGGCTTGCTTGGCCTCCTCTTTGCGGCGCCCACTTGCTGGGTCTTTATTAGTCTTCTGACCTGCACTTGCCTGTGTGGCTTCTGCACTTTGGGGTGCAGCACTACAGATTGGGAAGGAGAAAGGGAAAAAAGCTCAATAAGATGCATGCAAACTTCAATATGGTATAGCAAAATTCACAATTTGGTGCAACAGCAGAGGAGCAGTAAATAAGAGACAGCAGTAATGCAGGTTTTAATGTGTGAAGTAAATATTCAATTAAAACCGTTTTCTATGGAAAACAAGACACTACTAAATGAAGCTAAAGGCAGAACAGTGGCATTCTAGATTGAGTGTTTTCTAAGTAAGAAAAAGACATGCTTGGGATGGACGACAGTCTAAAAATATTACCAGCTAGGGTCTATATTTGGACGCCTATATTAAGAAAAACACCAGCAATTAATACAGGACATCACACCCACAAATCTGGATCAAATTAACAGTCTATTAAAAGACTAATAAAGATTCTTCAAGCTGCATTAGCAGCAACTCGTGTGCAACattgaaaaataaacaaacataaccCTGTGATTACACTCATATATAAATGTGGTCAGTAGAGCCTATCAAAACCATAACAGCAGCAAGGAGGCACCCACCCTCTGCGTCCAGATTTTGCTCCTGATCCGCCCCTGCGCTCGCCTTTGCCTCCTGGATACCCTCGGCCTGATTTGGCTCCACTGTTGCCCCTGCGGTTCTGTCGGTCCACTGGCCTCTGGCTGGAAAAGCTCCTTTTTACTGCAGGAATTGCGTCACGTTTCGGAGCTACACCTCCCTCAGTGGGGGACTTGCTCTGGGCTCCTGTGGGTTGAGGAGGTGCAGAGAAAGTGgatgctgtagcagcaacagctgcTTCCAGCGCACCTTTCCTTTCTTCACGCTCCCTTCTTTCATTAAAGTCACTGCTCTCAGAGGCAGTCTCCCACTCCTCGTTGGCCTGGTCTGAAGAGTTTTGATTCGACAGGTCAGGTGATTTGCTGCCAGCAGCAACCACCCTAGTGGTTCCTGTGTCGGACAGTACAGACTCTGCAACAGGGAGCTCAGGAGGTGTGGGGGCAGCAGGGATGGGTGCGGTGTTAGCAACAGCAGCATTTTCGAGTAGGGTAATGGGTGTTCCTGGAGCCTTCGACAACGTTGGAGGAACTGAGGCAGGTGCTGCATCAGCCAGTGCTTCTGTTGCTGCTGGAGCAGGCCCTTCCCCTGCTATAACCGCTGCTTCCCGTTCCTTAAGGCGCCTAAACCGTGGTGGTTTGTCCTGCCTAGGAGGTCTAGCTGGTCTGGGCCTCCGAGGTCTGTCTCTCACATTTTGACCCCCTTCCCTTAATTTCTTATTATCATATTTAGGCATGCGTTGTTCAGGCTGTGCACCATCCAAGCGGGAGAAGGTCTCTGCTTCTTCTGGTCGGAAAGTTTCCATGGGTTTGGATGGCCATGGCAGACTCTCTCGTGGACCAGACCGACGCAGAGGAGCTGATCTGGGGGCACCACGCTCTCTGCCACCACCTCTTCGAGTGTATAGCCCGCCTCTACCACGTCGCGATGGTTCACCCTTTGGCAAAAACCCAGGCTTAGGCCGGCCCTCATCTTCACCCCGAGAGTTAGACTTGTCCGGTAGATGACCAGGCCCGAAGCCTGAGGCAGACTTGGTGGCAGAGCGAGATTCGGGTAAATCACGGCGCAGGGGTCTGCTGGGCTTGGCACTAGGTTCCCGGTCAGAAGCTCCAGTGTCGCTGGCGGACTCTCTGCCTTCACTTTCCGAGTCGGTGTCTGAGCCTCTCCTGCGCCTGCGTTTAGGCAGGACTTCAAAGTCTGAGCTTTCACTTCGAGTCTCACTCTCCTCCCGACAGCGGAAGCCTGTTGCCCCAGCAGCACTAAGCAAGTCGGTGCGAGAGCGTGGCTCTCGGTATGGAAAATCCCCTCGACTACGACCGCGGCTGCCCCGCCCTCTTCCACTGTAGCTGCCCCTGTAACTGCGGCCACGTGAGTAGTACTCGCCTCGACCTCGACCTTTAAAGTTTGCATCAGAAGGCCAATCATTTTCCCTCTCaccatctctttctctatctctatctctatccctATCCCGATcacgctctctatctctctccttctccctctcttctctGCGGTAGGCTCTGGGTGGCAGATTGGACTCTTTACGAGAGGGAAGTTTGGGTTCAGAGCGTTTTTCACTGGATGGAGGTTTGATTTGTTTCTCCTCCTGCGTGCTGCCAGTCACACCAACTGCTGCTTGTGGCTCTCTTGCCTTGCTGCTGCCAGTAGCTGCTCCAACTTCTGCTTCGACTGTGCTCTGCTTTTGCTCCTCGCTGGAGATCTTCTGTCCGTCAGACACCGCAGCTGCGGCAGACAAAGGGGCCTTCATAGACGACCCTTCTTTTTTGGGCCGCTCCCCTCGCTCGTGGCGCTCCTCTTTCTCTCGCCTCTGTTCCCGCTCCTCCTTCATGTCTCGTAAAACAGGTTTCTTTATCGGCCCAGACCTCCTAGCTGGTCGCTCCCCTCCAGCACCATCTCTTCTTCCTGCACCGGAGCTGCGAGAGCCCCAGCGCATCTCTGCTTTCTGCTTGCTGGATGCAGGTAGTGGCAGCTTTTCTGGTTTGTGAATGATTTCTGTAGCAGCAGGTGGGGTGGCCCGGTTGCTAATCGCAGATCCTGGGCCAAACGGTTCCTTTCTACAAGAGTCTTCCAACCGTTCTGTAGCACTGGGGAGATCAATGGTCTTTTGAGCTATGGAAACACCTTCAAACCTTGGTTCTTCCAGTTTGAGGGAATGGCTAGATCCTTGGGAAATGGTCCTTTTTAAAACAGCTTGTCCGATTGAGTCTACCTCCTCTCCACCAGAAAGTGTTGCCGCCTCAGCTTCAAAGGAAGGGATGACTGTGGTCCTGTCTGTCTGCAGAAGACCTGGCACCTCTTCTGAGGCATGGCTGAATGCAGAGAGGGGCTCAGAAGAGTCCCTAAAAAAGTCACTCTTGCTCCTGGAATCCAGTGAGCTGTGCTCCTGGGGATACACCGCTGACAGTCCCCTCTCCAGTTCCAAACCAGCATCCATTCTGTTCAAACCAAAAACAAGACTTTAAGACAAGTGGTTTacacttatttactttattatttactatatgtaaatggctttaaaatattgATAAAGCATATATAATATGCAATTAAAAGAATGAGTTTTTCCACACACTGGCTATTGATAGCACActtaaaaacacaatacaacTAATTTGCAAAATGCTGACAATGATTGCacaatacattatatatttacagGTACATGTAACCCAACCTTGGATCCTTGCAGTCCTCCCTACATTTAGGGGGTGTAGCAGAGGGCTCAGCTGGGGGATAAGTTTCAGAACCCCACATCATTCGTGGCTCACTGGGCATTCCATGCTCTCTGATAGGTCTGGTCAGGTGGTCAAAGGAGTCAGACCCAGAACTGCTGTTATCTGTGGGCTCTCTTCGGACCAGCTGCTTCGGAGGCATTCTACCAGCTTAATTAGAAAAagaaagattaaataaataaataacaaataaatgttattataacCAGTAATTCAAATCAGCCAAGTCATCAAGAACATTCATATTTGCAACAGCAGCCTAGCAAGCAGCAGATTCCACTTGTAGGTGTTAATCTTTCAACATCATGAAACTAACCCTAATAACTAAATTGAGACTAATATACTGTCTAAAGACAGAGCTTGGGATAACAAACTGActagacagaaagacaaaaataataaattacctgGATGCATAGGCGGTATATCCATAGGAGGGCGCCCAGACATCATGCGTGGGTCCATGTATGACTGCATCATCAGCCAACGTGGGTCAAATCCCATGGAGGCCAGATGCTGGTGGTGAGGACCCAGGGGCTGATAGAGAGACCGATGCTGGGGGGGAACTGATCCTCCTGAGGGGGACACTGAGCCTCCACCActctgttgttgctgctgctgctgctgctgttgctgctgctgccactgttgTTGCTTCAACTGCTCCTAAGACAAGAATAATGTGTGTCAAATGTTTTCCTGTGCGCAGCATGTTTACTAGTTTAGGTGGATTTCAAGTCAGGGGAGTTAGTAATAAGCTCCTAatcaaagcattaaaaaaaaagtgttaaacacaagGCGGATTGTCTCAAACCGTttcaataaatctaaaaaaaatgaattcataAATAAATGGGACACACTTGCTTAAGCccaatttaaaatatttgctgGAGGaacataaatcctttttttttttttttttttttgagcaatgGAGCGCCAAGATTTAGAATAAACAGGCCAACAAGCCTGCAAGAATGCTAGTGGATGAATATCAAAGCAATATTCCTTCAAGACATCTAAACTAATCAGGTAATTAACAATTTCTTAACTTCCTAgagaagaaacaaaacaaacctgCTGTCTAAGGAAACGGGGTGGCAGAGATTTCTGGAACTGCTTGGAATAGCCTGATGTGAGAGAGGGGCGGACATTTGTCCCTACATCTCCCTCATTTTCCAATTGTGGATGGGGTGGCTCCTCGTTACTCGAATGATCCACTCGAGGAATACACAACTGAGGCTCTTCAACtgcaacacacagacacacagttttAGATGTGACATTCCACTGAAATGTTAAATCGCACTGCACCCATTTCCAGTACATTATTCATTTTTAACAAggttttttaacagtaaaaatctCATTCTCCAGTTCCCCCCTTACCTCTAACCTCCTCTGTGCTAAAGTAGTCTCTCATTGGTTGTCTCTCCACTTGCACCTCCTCAGTTACAGCAACATCTACCTCAGCCCCTTGTGGTTCCTGAACAGTCCTGTGGGTGGGAGGGCTGGGTTGCCTAGGAACAAACTGTGGCTCTTCCTCCACACTTGGCTCTGGCCTATCATGAGAAGGCGTGGGTATAGATGGATGGGTGTGTGGTGGAGGAGCTGCCTGAGAAATTGGGGTTTCAGAAGTCAGGTTAGGCACTGGTTCAGTCTCTTCTGGCTCTGCACTTTGAACTGGTGTAGCCGGTTTGGTAATCTCCACTGGGGCAGCAGGTCTTAGTTTCTCATTGAGGCGCTTGAGTTTTTCAGCGCAAGCGGCCAGTCTCTGCTCCTCCATGCGTCTCTCTTCTTCCTCACGCCGTCTCCGAGCACGTTCCACAGCTTCAGAAAGCTCCGACTGCTTCTTCCGTTTCTGTCTCCATGCCTCAGACTCATCCTCAGCAGCAGCTGTGCTGGGTGGCTTTACTACACGAGCAGTACCAGTTCCTAAAGATCGTCCTGCTGCCTGACCCTGTAAAGACAAATAAACGACATTAACCTGCAGATCTTTGGATAACCCGGGGTATCGTTTAAAGATTTTCGATGCCGGTACCGATACAATACTTTGATTTCGGTAATGATACACAAACAATACtttgatacctttttctaaattcgACACCCAACCCTAGTCTCGTCTAACATATTTTGTTATCACACAAAGGTTATATTGTTTAAAGTTTAAACTGCACTGGAAGAAAACGTTTGATGACCAAATCTCTTAAAGCTGTGTGTTCATTACCTGGTAGTCTGAGGATGGTCCTGTTTTGTTGTACTGAGTCATACTGCCTGGAGAGGGAGCTCTAGGGTCCCCACTGTCTGCCCATGAGCTCTTGAGCTCTGCCTTTTCTTCTCCGCCCTCTTTCCACCCTTCCTGGGGATCAGTGTTGCGTGATCGCATGCGGTCCACCTTGCTCATCCACTCCCTGTGTACAAAATggtgttaaaacaaaaaaaaaatctttgctaTATTGCACTTGCTAATCAATACAAAATGGCAATTAGTAAAatgcataaaatataattaaaagacAAGTACTTACCAATTGTCTCCTTTCTCTTTTGCTGAATGATTTTCCTCATCGTCACTAAAGTTCAGTTTCTCTGTATAGTCAACTTCCATTTGGGCACCTGTGGAGCATGGAAAAAGGGTTAAAGTCACCCCAAAAATAGAACTAAGCAC
This genomic interval from Astyanax mexicanus isolate ESR-SI-001 chromosome 1, AstMex3_surface, whole genome shotgun sequence contains the following:
- the prrc2c gene encoding protein PRRC2C — protein: MSEKSGQSTKAKDGKTKYATLSLFNTYKGKSLETQKTAVAARHGLQSLGKVAVSRRMPPPANLPSLKAENKGNDPNVSIVPKDGSGWASKQDQPGEERQQETPPPPPPPPKPPVPQVTEAPLGASRSWANNKQPGPPDGGPRINSQFHQEFPSLQAAGEAEKSPDQDEEPYGPGPSLRPQNVGSWREGGGRNLNVAPGPSEMDSKASEEAGVGRGTPSPTGDSDETGKPAAAEKRETRDRLSAPTSQHKVNGGQQPPGGVASQFHAQFRNMMPPYMFPPYSRMPYPPVQGNFRFSGQQEGSKGPRGGRPSQAPPQAWLQDPDRPSIVSASELKELDNLDTDADEGWAGAQMEVDYTEKLNFSDDEENHSAKEKGDNWEWMSKVDRMRSRNTDPQEGWKEGGEEKAELKSSWADSGDPRAPSPGSMTQYNKTGPSSDYQGQAAGRSLGTGTARVVKPPSTAAAEDESEAWRQKRKKQSELSEAVERARRRREEEERRMEEQRLAACAEKLKRLNEKLRPAAPVEITKPATPVQSAEPEETEPVPNLTSETPISQAAPPPHTHPSIPTPSHDRPEPSVEEEPQFVPRQPSPPTHRTVQEPQGAEVDVAVTEEVQVERQPMRDYFSTEEVRVEEPQLCIPRVDHSSNEEPPHPQLENEGDVGTNVRPSLTSGYSKQFQKSLPPRFLRQQEQLKQQQWQQQQQQQQQQQQQSGGGSVSPSGGSVPPQHRSLYQPLGPHHQHLASMGFDPRWLMMQSYMDPRMMSGRPPMDIPPMHPAGRMPPKQLVRREPTDNSSSGSDSFDHLTRPIREHGMPSEPRMMWGSETYPPAEPSATPPKCREDCKDPRMDAGLELERGLSAVYPQEHSSLDSRSKSDFFRDSSEPLSAFSHASEEVPGLLQTDRTTVIPSFEAEAATLSGGEEVDSIGQAVLKRTISQGSSHSLKLEEPRFEGVSIAQKTIDLPSATERLEDSCRKEPFGPGSAISNRATPPAATEIIHKPEKLPLPASSKQKAEMRWGSRSSGAGRRDGAGGERPARRSGPIKKPVLRDMKEEREQRREKEERHERGERPKKEGSSMKAPLSAAAAVSDGQKISSEEQKQSTVEAEVGAATGSSKAREPQAAVGVTGSTQEEKQIKPPSSEKRSEPKLPSRKESNLPPRAYRREEREKERDRERDRDRDRDRDRERDGERENDWPSDANFKGRGRGEYYSRGRSYRGSYSGRGRGSRGRSRGDFPYREPRSRTDLLSAAGATGFRCREESETRSESSDFEVLPKRRRRRGSDTDSESEGRESASDTGASDREPSAKPSRPLRRDLPESRSATKSASGFGPGHLPDKSNSRGEDEGRPKPGFLPKGEPSRRGRGGLYTRRGGGRERGAPRSAPLRRSGPRESLPWPSKPMETFRPEEAETFSRLDGAQPEQRMPKYDNKKLREGGQNVRDRPRRPRPARPPRQDKPPRFRRLKEREAAVIAGEGPAPAATEALADAAPASVPPTLSKAPGTPITLLENAAVANTAPIPAAPTPPELPVAESVLSDTGTTRVVAAGSKSPDLSNQNSSDQANEEWETASESSDFNERREREERKGALEAAVAATASTFSAPPQPTGAQSKSPTEGGVAPKRDAIPAVKRSFSSQRPVDRQNRRGNSGAKSGRGYPGGKGERRGGSGAKSGRRGAAPQSAEATQASAGQKTNKDPASGRRKEEAKQAVKKPKEKENALSQFDLNNYASVVIIDDHPEVTTLEDSQSNTNDDGFTEVVSRKQQKRLQDEERRKKEEQTVQNWSKKNSGEKGRSGGGSKLPPRFAKKQQQQQQQQQQQQQHQQQATASTQQQAPNSVHQTQAAPPQPPQQPQSHPQPAVSVSQHNLPAQAQSTSTSQPLEGAVAPLPPANVDFTTKTQTHSTLGTELWEKVAGSTVLPDVKKLGPISPPQPPSVSAWNKPLTSFTGTVTSEGVKSGNETGVDLGMESIQFGAPSSAGSTDSDGVPPLLEKVADNKLPEPKEQRQKQPRAGPIKPQKLPDIAAPEQKEYKPGPIGKERSLKNRKAKDGRQSDGEVLEKGGPGSSRDRESSSPVKDKVPELGGDIEGMITVPSAEYSSSSKESVTDYTTPSSSLADTVPTGGSKMEESLVANVALPHSLPLPRREALQQSTSLSTVSPATVDLTLKMESARKAWENSPSLGEKSSPVTSSASPITSGGGAGSASYSSFSSASVPQIPVASVTPSTSLSGSATYTTSSLSTKTTSASDPPNICKVKPQQLQSSGMSNSNFSQLGCVPSLLPQQQQTPQVFVSQSAAGSAAQIPAFYMDTSHLFNTAHPRLAPPSITQQQGFQPGLSQPTAVQQIPIPIYAPIQSQPQHQHQHQHQHHHQHQAQLGLSTGPPVSQPQDLFSSSIQPYRSQQAFMQNNLSQPSPMMLSGTALHSYPGVQPPELAKPQSSLAFQQTSNTQHIPILFEPQLNQPSGLGGSQLIDTHILQRQGISQHSNLYSGQVQQHTQNSYYSSTQSPSSALQQVTVPMPGSQLSLPSFGSGGGQPLLALPQSLPPTPPQAQPSLNRQPPNNQPYRGLIGQSTHSMMQPSNKMCEMDLKLFGSGMDVKPGTPPARSTTPTSSPYRASSTSPSSQSSKMNSMLYPKQFQTGSQGMRIPQHFPGQFNPQMLSQPNMVSPLVRPPHTNSFPGAVQRTPMGPPMSSNMSGGLMPHPRPQHPPRVPSGPPLAPRGTQAALKAEQDLKAKQRAEVLQSTHKFFSEQQQQQQLKAPVSKATRMEGAGKPIDSIAPNHQGAPPDRIEPDKPTPLATAKPIRTGPIKPQAIKPEESK